The Lolium rigidum isolate FL_2022 chromosome 1, APGP_CSIRO_Lrig_0.1, whole genome shotgun sequence region GTTACGCTCATCGTTTGCAGCTTGCACTTGTTGCTGCATCTAAGGATGTTGTTCCTGTTAGCCAATTCTTTCAGAAACTTCTATTTATCATTAACACAGTCGACTCCTCTTCCAAACGACATGATGAGTTGCATGATGCCCAGATTCTTGAGTTGGCACACTTGTTGGATATTGACCAAATTGACACTGGTAAAGGGGCAAATCAGATCAGGGCACTAAAGCGGCCTGGAGACACAAGATGGGGATCTCACTTAGCTTCAGTTTCTAGTCTCATGGATATGTTTAAAGTGGTTAGTTCAGTTCTGCAAACTATTGGCTCTGATGCAACAGCTGGGTCAAACCGTGCCGATGGAGATACTGCTTTCAACTACTTGACCTCTTATGAGTTTGCATTTGTCCTATGTATGATGAGAGAAATATTGGGAATCAGTGAAGCGCTCGGAAAAGCTTTACAAAAGAAATCACAGGATATAGTAAATGCAATTCGTCTCGTGTCTTCCACTAAAGCTCTTCTAGAACAAATGTGGTCAGATAATGGTTGGGAATATTTTTATCTCCAGGTTGTTGAGTTTTGTGCAGATCATGGCATTGATGTTCCGGACATGAATGAAACATACATCCTACGTGGTGGTCGCGCTCGTCGCCAGCCTGACCATTTCACTAAGGAGCGTTATTTCCGAGTGGAAATATTTCGAGCAACATTGGATAGCCAGCTGACTGAATTAAACCTGAAGTTCAATGAGAAGGTGATGGGTCTTTTGTCCATAAGCGGAACTCTGATTCCGAAACATGGATTTGCATCCTTTAATGCCAAAGACATATGCAAAATGGTTGGAAAATACTATCCAGCGGATTTTACACAACAAGATATGATTGGATTAGAGCACCAGTCGAATCATTTTGCTCATGATGCTTCCAACAGTGAAGACTTGAAGAAGATTTCAACATTGACCTCACTTTGTCGCTGCCTTGTTGTCACAGGACGTCACATGATCTATAATTTTCTTGATAGATTGATTCGCTTGCTTATTACTCTTCCGGTTTCGACCGCTAGTGCTGAGCGTGCATTCTCTAGCTTGAAAATTATCAAGACAAGAGATTGCGCAACAAGATGGAAGATAATTATCTTGCAAATAGTTTGCTGGTACAAGTAGAACGAGAAATTGCTGCACAATATAGCTATGAAGATATCATGGCGGACTTCAAGGCTCGCAAGAACAGGAGAGCAACTCTGTAGTTAGTATCCAACTCCCATATCTAGATTAGTTTGCTTGTATTTTGGTAGATCATATTTTGCTTTGGAGTATTAAATCTGAATCACTGCTCCAATATGGTATTATGTGTTTATGTGAACATATTATATATAGCATCAGTATATCTTTATATGGCTATTTTTCTGTTTATTTGGTTACACTTTTTCAAGAATTGCGTGCAATATTTTTTAGCTTTACAAGCAATTGGCCCCCCCTTTGTTTTGCGCAACGCTCCGCCACTGCCCTCCAGGTCACGAACATACCTAGCTTGCCACGAACATCCTAAAAGCATGTCATCAGAGTCTTACTCGTTACTCGATCATTGCACCAGCTTACACACGAGGGCCAGATCAGCTGATGAACAGCTCGATCGAAATCATTACAAGTGATCATTTAACTAGCCCGAGAGATCacaaaacaaaacacacacaagGAGAAGACAGAACTAATTAAGTGTCTCCATCCTAAATTCCCAATTCCTAAGCACACGAGTGTAAAAGGAGATTAAAGTTGATCTTGAAATTCCTATAAGATTGAGGTGTAAGAACCCAACATTTCTTTAAAAATCCTTCAATCCAACGGGCCCCTCGgccttaggctggtcatagtgcatggtatcatattgtagtatcatgcatatgatacttgtctatgatactatcactatagtgggtggtattatagagtagtatcataatcttccaaatttattgttttgtagaatcccaatacaaaatgtgtgtacaagatctatttagcaCTAGCTTTTCTCGtaatatgcgctatgatacagtatccacctactcCCTCCAATACAGTTTAAAGGGCGCAGCTTGAAAACCAGATTTTTTCACAAACCCAGCCAAATAGGGCGCAGCTCCTTTAAGTGGAGAATTAATTGGGCGCATTAGTACTCTTCCGTTTCTCTTCTTCAACCGCATGGACTCCCTGCATGCAAGTGTGAATACAAGTGCAAGTGGGTTCAGATGATTGCATGCAAGTGTGAAACTGTTTGCTCCGCATGGCCTCCCTCCTTCGGCTCCCTTTCAAATTCTGTACACATTCACATGGTAAAGAAGGGTATAAAACCACTGCCATGGACTATCTGCAAGGCTCCCTTTCAGTTCATCCATTCCagtttctccctctctctctcgttcggCTCCCTTGGCGTGCTGGAAGTTGCTGCCATGGAGGGGTTCCAAGGCGTGGTGGAAGGTCCGGCCATGGAGGAGGTGCTAGGCGCACTTGAGCATTCTGCCGTGGAGGAGGTGGAAGACGTTCATGTCGTGAAGGGGGTCGGAGGGCCGGTGCAAGAGCAAGAGGTGGTACGCCACAAGTACTCCAACCTGACCTCTACTTGCGAGGTCTGCATTTTCCCGGCTGTGTGCCTCAAGTGTGGCGTCCGTGGCGATGCTTCCATTTTCCTTTGCCCGGGATGTAGGCTCCCGGTACCAAAAGATTTGTGTTCTTGCACATCGTGTGGAAATCCTTGCCTCTGTGACAATTATTGGTGCATGGATTGTGCGATTACAGCGGCGATAACCAAAGAAGGGATATGCATAAGGTGCCGTCGCAACCCATCCCTCTATCTCGAGGAGGAAAAGAAAGCGCAGACTGTGCCGGACAGTCAAGTTTAGATGCGCCGGATGATGCAAATAAAGTGAGATGTAATGGATTTACATGCTTCAAGTTTATAACAGTGCATGATCTTATGTAAGAAAGTGATGGAGGGAGTGTTGCCATATGATATTATGTAAGAGCAAGTCAGTATGAATATGGTCTAATATGATCTTATGGTCTTATATGATGCATTACAAATATTCAGTTAGAAACAGTGCACAAAACAGTCCGCAAACCATCATATCAATGACATACACATTTGACATGTAGAAAATTGACATATATCAATGTATAACACTCACCTCCGCCAAACAGTGGCAGTTGACACGTTCATATGTCCAGCAACTTGTTCTAATGTTGTTCTCTCTCCAGGCGGGATGGCCTCCAATGCATCCAAGTCGAAATTGATCTTCTTCCTTCCTGATTTGAGCTTCCGATTGTTTCTGACCCCAGTAATGCCGCCATGATTTTTAGCCTCCTGCCATACCCTTTGCACTATCCTCCTAGGACAATCACAAGCTAGTGCAACAGCTTTAGAAACTCCATGCTTTAACCTACTGCCCGTACCATTACGAGCAATGATCTCAGCATATATGTGACGCTTGTCATCGGTACGGTACTGTCTTCTTGTCTCCTTGTTCGACAAAAcatctgcatgcattggaaaaatAATTAGACAAACAAATAATATGGAATGTTACTGAAAGACAACAAATATGCCTAACAGTACTTACTCAAATCAATAGGCTGTTTTTGGGTTTGAACAGCCTCTTGACTAGGAGGGTATTCGTCGGCATGGGAAAAATTTGGGTTGTAACCAGCCCCTCGGTAGCCAATGGTACCCTCATTTCCACCAATACCTTGTAGTAACAGAAAAGGAAGCATATTAACCATGAGATTTTAGTTGATAATGTGCATGCAAATTACTGTTTATGTTCACAATGCCGAACCTGTTGTGTTCTCTCTGTTCATCATGTTCTGCACATTGTGTCCACCAAGACCGCTCCCAATTCCTTGGAATCAAAGACAACAAATATTACTACATTATGATGCAAAGAACAGAAGCATGAAAAATCAAAAATTGGCTGCAGAAACATTTTTCACTCCAAACTTGGCTGCAGCTCAtatcctctgccgcggcagagaaaaccaacaaaaactgTGCCGCGTCAgagaaaaccaacaaaaactgtgccgcggcagagattttgCACTGCATGGCTGTGTGCCACGGCAGAGAAATACAGGAATTTCGTGCCAAGGCTGAGAAAAGCAACAAaaactgtgccgcggcagagatttgcaCTATATGATCTATGTGCCACGGCAGAGATTAACAGTACATGATCTACACTATCTCTTTGATCAGATCAGAAAGAGTAACAAAAACTTGACAAGATCTACATGATCTACAAGTAGGAGTACAACAGCAGTACATGATCAACCGAAACAGGACCAAAAACATGATGATCTACGTCACAATCTTGATTCAAAGTGACAGAAAAAATTGCATGATATAGGAGAATAGAGGGTTTAGGTTTTACCTTGGCTGCCGGCGCCGGTATTGAACGTGAAGCGCATGGAAtcgctgctgccgccgctgccaaacgagatcccgccgccaccgccaacgcCAAACGAGATCCCGCCGCTGCCATTGCTGAGGTTAAACCCCACGTACGTAGAACTGCCTGTACCGGCCTCGCCGACGGAGGCACTCCAGTTCGAAGAACCGGCCTCGTTAGGTGCTGGAGCGCGAGATGGGTGTGCGAGGCCGACGCGCCGTCGTGGCAAAGTTGTCGGACGATGAAGACGCTCGAAACCAGCCGTGCCGATGGAGAAGGAAGGAGCACCCGCACGTCCGGTGAGACGAAGAGGAGGTAGACCTCCGGGCGGCGGTGCTCTCGCCCTGGAAAGCTACCCTAGAAAGCCCACGGAggccaagaggaggaggccggcgatcTTCTGCATCTTGCTGCGGCGGCGCCATTGGAGAGACGAGAGAGGAGAGAAGATGCCGCCGTCTGTTCGTGTCCCTCCATCGCCGCAGATACTTATACAGAGGGATCTCCGGCGGGAACATCGCCGTCTGTTCGTGTCCGAAATTTTCGTTCGAAAAATTTCATGGAAACCGAGCGGGGGAGAAAGGAAAGTGCAGCGCGCAGATCGGCGGGAGTTTTTCATGGAGAAAGGAAAGTGCAGCGCGCAGATCGGCGGGATTTTTTCATGGAGAAAGGAAAGTGCGGGAGGAAGAAGAAACTCGCTAAAATTTCGGACTCGCGGATGCATGCCAACGGGGAGGTTACAAAGCGTCATTTTAGCGATTCATTAGGCGCAATTCCTGCCAATCACACCGCACCTTGGGCCCAGAGCGAGGTGAGCTGCGCCCTTTAAACTGTATTGGAGGGAGTATATTACTCTAATCttgtctctcctcattaattagatgccacatcagcatttttgtgggcctaagatgcatgatactacctaagatactagcactatgaccagccttatgcATGAGACCTTTGAACGTTCTAATGTTACGTTTTGTAAACAATAAGCCCATAATAATTTGCTTGCCACGAACATCCTAAAAGCATGTCAGTCTTACTCTGAAGTCTTAACTCATTGCACCAGTTTACACCCGAGGAGTGGATATCAGCTGATCCGCGGATACAACTTACTACGGAATAAACAAGCAGCTCGATCGAAATCATTACAAGTGATCATTTAGCTAACCCGAGAGATCacaaaacaaaacacacacacgGGCCGAAAGAACCAGCATTCGAATCGAACGACCGTTCGAGCAGTCTTCAGACGAcgcaggagttgaggcccaagcaTCCCATCAGCAGGCTCCTCCTCTTCCGTCTCGGCCGGTGGGAGCTGACGAGCTCCGGCGGCGGCACCTGGTACAGGTCCTCGTCGACCGGCCGCACCACCCTGGAGCCGGAGGCGCCTCTGGTCTTGATCGCGGTGGCGCGCGCCATgccgccagcctccgacgccctcgcGCGCCGGCCGCCTCCCTTCTCCCGATGAGCTACGTCGCCATCCGGCCTCCTCGTCTTCTTGGGCGTGGGCTTGCGCGGAGGCGGCGAGTACCTGAACCACACGTCGCTGCAGGCCTCCTGCTCTGGCTCCGGCACCGGGGCGCAGTAGCACTCGGCGGCGGGCGGCTCGCCGTAGTGGTGGTAGCAGTAGTTCCACTCCCCGAACGCCGGCACCTGCGGCCTCCTCGCCCTCTGCGAAATCAAAACCACGAGTAAAAGCTGGGTGAGTTAAACCACACTCCGATTCTTGTATGTATCATGGATCATGGATGGATGATGCATGGTTCACAAACAAGCACACACTCACCTCCATCTGGCTTACACAAACAGAGGAAAGCAGAGACAGAACGAGCTGGCTGGAGAAGAAGAGACCCAACCTTCTATGGCTGGGCCGCTGGGGTCAGTGTTGGGTGAGTAAAGCTAGTGGAGAGTAGCTAAACAGAGAATGGAATGAGACCTCCAATGGCTGGACTGGACCCGTTTATATAGAGAGAATGAGAGGAGAAGCAACGCCACCCCGATCACAACGGCTCTGCTACCGGCCGGCGATGTTGAGGCAGCACGGAAAGGGCCTTTTCAGCGGCGCTGTAGCCTGCGGCAGGCTAGCCTCGGTAGGCTGGGAGGAGACAGTGGACGCAGCGGGAAAGAGGGGTTGGACGGCGTGGTCCTGCTTTGACGAGCAACGGAGCAAGCTTTTACTACTCATGATGGAGAGGCCCAGTTTCCTCGCTGCACGTCGCAGCGGGTTCTAGCCGACTTGCAGCCTtcttgtcgcgcgcgtccgtgttaTTTCGGCATCATTGCGAGCTGATGAGAAAATGAAATACTGTATACAATTAAACCCCTGCACTGCTACCCACTGGCAATACAACTCCATGCTGTCTGGTGTGTTAATGTGGCTGAAACGATGCCTCTCCCTGGCTGTTCCGTGTTTATATAGGGGTAGAAAGAGCCTCTACCGTGGCAATACATAGAGCGTATATACGGGTGAAGTACTACTCCATACCGTACAACGTGATACAAACCATATGTCTAACAGCCCCCCTTAATCATGTTAATGTGGCTCAAACGATGCCTCTCCCTGGCTCGTGTTCCGTGTTTATATAGGGTAGAAAGAGCCTCTACCGTGACAATACATAGAGCGTATATAAGGATGTAGTACTACTCCATACCGTACaacgtgatacaaaacatatgtctaacatggtggagtatgaaaCAAGGAAGAACTATAAGCTTGGACAGAGATTTTAGCTCCTACTCCTGCTgttttaaaaaaagaaaaaatcacacttatttatttcaaaaatagaaaaaaaaatcatggtgtagccAATGAATTATCCCATAAACGTGAAAATTTTCaatttcaaatacaaaatattttgggCTACACAGAAATGACAAACGATTGGATatgggtatgcatatttcaaatctccaaatttcaacagattttgtcttttttgtgtagcctacaatataaagaatttcatattaaaattttacacacTTATAGGCTGCGTCATTTACTATGTCCAaatttatttttagatttttttgaaacaaatatgtatgattttttatttatttttaaacaACAGGAACACTGGTGCTCAAGAGACAAAGacacttttcatttttttttaccaCAACTCCACAAGCCAGCTTGTGTTGGATGATAGGTTTGATGCTGCATATAGCATTTTACGTTGTAAAATAGGACATATGATGACAAACATGTACCAACCGCCAGTTGAACACACTCGCGCGCTTTCTCCATGGAGCCACCAATTGACAAGAGATTAAGAGTCTTGAACTATGATATCCAAACCATTTCGTCATTTTGCCTACAAAAAGTTACATGTTACCAAGTGTGTCAAACCATTGAGTGAAATATTAGTTTAGTGTGTGGAAAACTTTGAGTCCTACTTCTCTAACTTTGACTATTGATGTATAAACATGTTAACAAATATGCCTAGAATAAAATAATTTATCTTTAGCAGTATATTAGTATACAAAAATAATGGCCAAACTTTCACCACATTCAAGTTTTTAAAAAGCCGCACACATGGTAACATGGAGTGAGTAAATGAGAGGAATAAATATCCGAACAAGATAATTCTTACTATTTACCGTGACCTACTTATTAAGGAGGATAACTCATTTTACCTTAATTCAACGATTCTTTTATCAAATATAACTAAGATCACATACCGATCAAACATCGTGTAACAAATTTGGATGGGTTCTACAAATCCAATATCACCTACATGGGTATTTCAACATATGACATATGGCATGATCATATTTTGCCCACAAATTTCA contains the following coding sequences:
- the LOC124708791 gene encoding uncharacterized protein LOC124708791; the encoded protein is MERARRPQVPAFGEWNYCYHHYGEPPAAECYCAPVPEPEQEACSDVWFRYSPPPRKPTPKKTRRPDGDVAHREKGGGRRARASEAGGMARATAIKTRGASGSRVVRPVDEDLYQVPPPELVSSHRPRRKRRSLLMGCLGLNSCVV
- the LOC124674264 gene encoding zinc finger MYM-type protein 1-like, which translates into the protein MLKLLGEFNPDIAAVILENAPRCSSYISHEIQQDILSIYAMKVRAHIRREIGDAKFSILVDETCDVAKREQMAIVFRFVDKDGVLQERFFQLLHVRNTKSLTLKGALCAELSKHSFDVQNLRGQGYDGASNMKGEFNGLQALFLKDCPYAYYVHCYAHRLQLALVAASKDVVPVSQFFQKLLFIINTVDSSSKRHDELHDAQILELAHLLDIDQIDTGKGANQIRALKRPGDTRWGSHLASVSSLMDMFKVVSSVLQTIGSDATAGSNRADGDTAFNYLTSYEFAFVLCMMREILGISEALGKALQKKSQDIVNAIRLVSSTKALLEQMWSDNGWEYFYLQVVEFCADHGIDVPDMNETYILRGGRARRQPDHFTKERYFRVEIFRATLDSQLTELNLKFNEKVMGLLSISGTLIPKHGFASFNAKDICKMVGKYYPADFTQQDMIGLEHQSNHFAHDASNSEDLKKISTLTSLCRCLVVTGRHMIYNFLDRLIRLLITLPVSTASAERAFSSLKIIKTRDCATRWKIIILQIVCWYK